One bacterium DNA window includes the following coding sequences:
- the cadA gene encoding cadmium-translocating P-type ATPase — MPAFSPQVEAPGRAVCTLRVGGMDCSSCAESVERALRQLDGVQDVRVDVVGERVTVGYVEGKLTRGDLVSAITRVGYRVEDETPAGDDIAPFGTRARRVAEERRSAAWSGRRAQVALVVLAGLLWALSLVAEYALSMQALAAAAAVGAVVAGGRYVFPRGIRAAMQRALDMNFLMSIAAVGALLIGEYEEAGSVMFLYAVAQLLEGLSMDRARNAIRALMGLSPTEATVLRDGREVRVPVERVAIGETIVVRPGEKIPVDGVVLAGTSSVNQAPITGESMPVEKAPGSEVFAGTLNGEGALEVRSTRAASDTTLARIIHSVEEAQASRAPSQTFVDRFARRYTPAVVATAAALGVLPPLLGFGGWGDWFYRALVMLVVACPCALVISTPVTIVSALAGAAREGILIKGGLHLEDAGRARVVAIDKTGTLTEGRPEVVDVLALDGATPGDVLALAAAAEARSGHPLARAILRRAEEEGLAIQPVAETSAIPGRGLRARVGEEEVFVGSERLFEALAVPLDEVKHVLARYEAEGRTAVLVATRPTDDQGRTGHEDHPLRLHGVIAIADRVRPGAAEALHDLRAAGIEKIVMLTGDNSGTARTVAASLGGPGVGVDEVRAALLPEDKVAAVRDLRARYGRVLMVGDGVNDAPALAAADVGVAMGTVGTDVALETADIALMADDLSKLPVAIGLARKAERIIRVNIGFSLVVKALFVVLAVIGWATLWMAVFADMGASLAVITNGLRALRPPRLRSAAAAA, encoded by the coding sequence ATGCCGGCCTTCTCGCCGCAGGTCGAGGCGCCGGGTCGCGCCGTATGCACCCTCCGGGTCGGCGGAATGGACTGCTCGAGCTGCGCGGAGAGCGTGGAGAGGGCGCTTCGCCAGCTCGACGGCGTCCAGGACGTGCGGGTCGACGTGGTCGGGGAACGGGTTACCGTCGGGTACGTGGAGGGCAAGCTGACGCGGGGGGATCTGGTCAGCGCGATCACGCGCGTCGGCTACCGGGTGGAAGACGAGACGCCGGCGGGAGATGACATTGCCCCGTTCGGGACACGGGCCCGGCGCGTCGCCGAGGAGCGGAGGAGTGCCGCGTGGTCGGGCAGGCGCGCGCAGGTCGCCCTCGTCGTGCTCGCGGGGCTGCTCTGGGCGCTCTCCCTCGTGGCGGAATACGCGCTATCGATGCAGGCGCTGGCCGCCGCAGCCGCAGTGGGCGCGGTCGTCGCGGGTGGGCGGTACGTCTTCCCGCGCGGCATCCGCGCCGCCATGCAGCGCGCCCTCGACATGAACTTCCTCATGTCGATCGCCGCCGTCGGCGCGCTGTTGATCGGCGAGTACGAAGAGGCCGGCTCGGTGATGTTCCTGTACGCGGTGGCGCAGCTCCTGGAAGGCCTCTCCATGGACCGGGCGCGGAACGCGATCCGCGCGCTGATGGGGCTCTCGCCGACCGAGGCCACGGTGCTGCGGGACGGCCGCGAGGTCCGCGTCCCCGTCGAGCGCGTGGCGATCGGAGAGACGATCGTCGTCCGCCCCGGCGAGAAGATCCCCGTGGACGGCGTCGTGCTCGCCGGCACCTCCAGCGTGAACCAGGCGCCGATCACGGGTGAGTCGATGCCGGTCGAGAAGGCGCCGGGCTCGGAGGTCTTCGCCGGAACGTTGAACGGCGAAGGCGCGCTCGAAGTCCGGTCTACCAGGGCGGCATCCGACACCACGCTCGCCCGCATCATCCATTCGGTGGAAGAGGCGCAGGCGAGCCGTGCGCCGAGCCAGACCTTCGTGGACCGGTTCGCGCGGCGCTACACGCCGGCCGTGGTCGCGACAGCGGCGGCGCTCGGCGTGCTGCCGCCGCTCTTGGGCTTCGGCGGCTGGGGCGATTGGTTCTACCGCGCGCTGGTGATGCTCGTCGTCGCGTGTCCGTGCGCGCTCGTGATCTCCACGCCCGTCACGATCGTGAGCGCCCTCGCCGGCGCGGCGCGCGAGGGGATCCTGATCAAGGGGGGACTCCATCTCGAGGACGCTGGCCGGGCGCGCGTGGTCGCGATCGACAAGACCGGCACCCTCACCGAGGGGAGACCCGAGGTGGTCGATGTGCTCGCACTGGATGGCGCCACCCCTGGCGATGTCCTCGCCCTCGCCGCCGCGGCCGAGGCGCGGAGCGGGCACCCGCTGGCCCGGGCGATCCTGCGGCGCGCGGAGGAAGAGGGGCTCGCCATCCAGCCGGTTGCGGAGACGTCGGCGATTCCGGGGAGGGGGCTTCGCGCGCGGGTGGGCGAGGAAGAGGTCTTCGTCGGGAGCGAACGGCTCTTCGAGGCGCTGGCGGTGCCGCTGGATGAGGTGAAGCACGTGCTCGCCCGCTACGAGGCCGAAGGCAGGACCGCGGTGCTCGTGGCGACGCGGCCCACCGACGATCAGGGACGCACCGGCCATGAGGATCACCCGCTGCGTCTGCACGGCGTGATCGCCATCGCGGACCGTGTCCGGCCTGGGGCGGCCGAGGCGCTGCATGATCTCCGCGCGGCCGGCATCGAGAAGATCGTGATGCTGACCGGTGACAACTCCGGGACTGCCAGAACCGTGGCCGCTTCGCTGGGCGGGCCGGGTGTCGGTGTCGACGAGGTCAGGGCCGCGTTGCTCCCCGAAGACAAGGTTGCGGCGGTGCGCGATCTCCGCGCCCGCTACGGGCGGGTCCTCATGGTCGGCGACGGCGTGAACGACGCGCCGGCGCTCGCCGCGGCCGATGTGGGCGTCGCCATGGGTACAGTGGGCACCGACGTCGCGCTCGAGACCGCGGACATCGCGCTCATGGCGGACGATCTCTCGAAGCTGCCGGTGGCGATCGGCCTCGCGCGCAAGGCGGAGCGAATCATCCGCGTGAACATCGGCTTCTCGCTCGTCGTCAAAGCGCTGTTCGTTGTCCTGGCGGTGATCGGCTGGGCCACGCTCTGGATGGCGGTGTTCGCCGACATGGGAGCGAGCCTGGCGGTCATCACGAACGGGCTGCGGGCGCTCCGGCCTCCGCGGCTGCGAAGCGCGGCTGCGGCGGCGTAG
- a CDS encoding RNA polymerase subunit sigma-70, translating to MPFAVSGSAPDPITHLLSAAGSGDREALDRVFGLVYDELRRLAAAVRRDRGSDTLNATALVHEAYLKLIPSANQSWRDRVHFLRVAARAMRQVLADAAARRATQKRGGGIALLTLDGSSPAETVLGPDDVLDLHRALDELAELNPRQAEVVECRFFAGLSLEETAEALGVSVPTVTRDWRFARAWLSTRLRER from the coding sequence ATGCCCTTTGCCGTGTCCGGATCCGCTCCCGACCCCATCACGCATCTCCTGAGCGCGGCCGGCAGCGGCGACCGCGAGGCCCTGGACCGTGTCTTCGGTCTCGTCTACGATGAGCTCCGCCGCCTGGCCGCGGCCGTGAGGCGCGACCGCGGGAGCGACACGCTCAACGCGACGGCGCTCGTCCACGAGGCTTACCTGAAGCTGATACCCTCTGCCAACCAGTCGTGGCGGGACCGCGTCCACTTCCTTCGCGTGGCCGCGCGGGCGATGCGGCAGGTCCTGGCGGACGCCGCCGCCCGCCGGGCGACCCAGAAGCGTGGGGGCGGGATCGCCTTGCTCACCCTCGACGGCTCTTCGCCGGCCGAGACCGTTCTCGGCCCCGACGACGTCCTCGACCTCCATCGTGCCCTCGACGAGCTCGCGGAGCTGAACCCCCGCCAGGCGGAAGTCGTGGAATGTCGGTTCTTCGCAGGACTGAGTCTGGAAGAGACGGCGGAAGCGCTCGGGGTCTCCGTTCCCACGGTCACCCGGGACTGGAGGTTCGCGAGGGCATGGCTGTCCACGCGCCTGCGCGAGCGGTGA